One region of Chitinispirillum alkaliphilum genomic DNA includes:
- a CDS encoding Transcriptional regulator, MerR family has protein sequence MSHENDCTQQELLPLRKIYYSISEVCKITGLEAHVLRYWESEFPQLRPKKNRAGNRAYREKDIELIKYIKDLLYKEKFTIPGAKKKLSDTHHTEIPSKPTGKISEQQNNNQVIQKAEIIKEELKKVLSDLRSINLKF, from the coding sequence ATGAGTCATGAAAATGATTGCACACAGCAGGAATTACTGCCCCTTAGGAAAATCTACTACTCCATAAGCGAAGTATGCAAGATCACCGGCCTGGAGGCTCATGTTCTGAGATACTGGGAAAGTGAATTCCCTCAGCTAAGACCCAAAAAAAACAGAGCCGGCAACAGAGCTTACAGAGAAAAAGATATCGAACTGATAAAGTATATAAAGGACCTTCTCTACAAAGAAAAATTCACCATCCCCGGAGCCAAAAAGAAGCTCTCAGATACACACCACACCGAAATTCCGTCAAAACCAACCGGAAAAATTTCTGAACAACAGAATAACAACCAGGTAATACAAAAAGCAGAGATAATTAAGGAAGAACTTAAAAAAGTTCTTTCAGACCTCAGGAGTATTAACCTGAAGTTCTAA
- a CDS encoding NAD(P)H-dependent glycerol-3-phosphate dehydrogenase, whose product MNIGILGAGSWAIALSVLLHKRGHRICMWEYDSDAAEFLQTRRELPSKLPGVKIPQEIEVVNTIDTAVNMAELVLCVVPSQTMRSTLESIVKVVQPESLDKIKGWIIASKGIENRTLQLMTDVVMDVIPNLDAQRIAVLSGPSHAEEVSRDIPTTVVAASENNDLALLVQEQFSTPTFRIYTNDDMRGVELAASVKNVIAIAAGSSDGMGFGDNTKGALMTRGIAEMMRLGRSMGAKDSTFSGLAGIGDLITTCISQHSRNRQMGELIAKGYNLQQALEHMTMVAEGVETTRSVYELSIKMNIEMPITTEVYKVLFENKPAKEAVRDLMMRESKSEWWG is encoded by the coding sequence GTGAATATAGGGATACTTGGAGCAGGCAGCTGGGCCATTGCTTTGTCCGTACTGCTTCACAAAAGAGGTCACAGAATCTGCATGTGGGAATATGACAGCGATGCTGCAGAATTCCTTCAAACCCGAAGAGAGCTTCCATCCAAACTTCCCGGAGTGAAAATCCCTCAGGAGATAGAAGTTGTCAATACTATAGATACCGCCGTAAACATGGCAGAACTTGTGCTTTGTGTAGTTCCCTCCCAGACAATGCGTTCAACACTGGAAAGTATCGTTAAGGTGGTTCAACCCGAATCACTGGACAAAATAAAGGGCTGGATAATAGCTTCCAAAGGAATTGAAAACAGAACACTCCAGTTAATGACCGATGTGGTGATGGATGTGATTCCAAATCTGGATGCACAAAGAATTGCAGTTCTTTCAGGGCCAAGCCATGCAGAGGAAGTCTCACGCGATATCCCCACCACTGTAGTTGCGGCATCAGAAAACAATGATCTTGCCCTTTTGGTGCAGGAACAGTTCTCCACTCCAACTTTTCGCATCTACACAAATGATGACATGCGCGGGGTCGAGCTTGCCGCCAGTGTAAAAAATGTGATTGCAATTGCTGCGGGCAGCAGTGACGGAATGGGGTTTGGTGACAACACCAAAGGTGCACTGATGACCAGAGGCATCGCAGAAATGATGCGTTTAGGGAGATCGATGGGAGCAAAAGATTCAACGTTCAGCGGTCTTGCCGGCATCGGTGACCTCATTACCACCTGCATCAGCCAACACAGCAGAAACCGGCAAATGGGTGAACTTATTGCAAAAGGCTATAATCTCCAGCAGGCTCTTGAACACATGACCATGGTAGCAGAAGGAGTTGAGACTACAAGATCTGTCTATGAACTGTCAATAAAGATGAACATAGAAATGCCAATTACCACAGAGGTTTACAAGGTCCTTTTTGAAAACAAACCTGCAAAGGAAGCGGTAAGGGATCTTATGATGAGAGAGTCCAAGTCGGAGTGGTGGGGATAA
- a CDS encoding GTP-binding protein, translating to MPEAPVISIIGRPNVGKSSLFNRIVGKRIAVVDDLPGVTRDRNYIEAVWNGQNFILADTGGMVPNDHSAIPEAIHSQVEIAIKESAVVIFVVEAGTGVTDLDLLIAKQLRRNCPEKTMVAVNKAESSKVQYEINTYRSLGLGDPLAVSAIHGQGVADLLDNAVKLAQTTGTKETSKSTESILKVAITGRPNAGKSSLVNKLLNENRMIVDSVAGTTRDAVDSEMIYKDTPLVIIDTAGLRKKSHVKKDVEYYSNLRALDSIERCDICLLVIDVTQGIGIQDLRILKRIYEKRKGVLLVWNKWDIMEKDHRTFDTLVQESRSMYKELKYIPMISVSALSGKRVNSVLEEVLKIRERMSNRVPGSEFENLVFDWTRVHPHPVTPGKVVRFLGAKQAQATFPLFRFFVTFPQQIADSYVRYLANKIHETYDFRGCPVVLEFKPVSRSKQTENLQQ from the coding sequence TTGCCCGAAGCACCAGTAATATCCATAATCGGAAGACCCAATGTGGGTAAATCCAGCCTTTTTAACAGAATAGTCGGCAAACGGATCGCCGTGGTTGATGATTTACCCGGAGTTACCAGAGACCGCAACTACATTGAAGCAGTGTGGAACGGCCAGAATTTTATTCTCGCTGATACAGGGGGAATGGTTCCCAATGATCACAGCGCCATCCCTGAAGCCATACATTCACAGGTAGAGATAGCGATAAAGGAATCTGCTGTAGTGATATTTGTAGTTGAAGCAGGTACCGGAGTGACAGATCTTGATCTGCTTATCGCAAAGCAGTTAAGACGGAACTGCCCTGAGAAAACGATGGTAGCAGTAAACAAAGCGGAGTCTTCCAAAGTTCAATATGAGATTAACACATACAGATCCCTTGGCCTTGGCGACCCCTTGGCAGTTTCCGCCATTCACGGACAGGGAGTTGCAGACCTGCTTGACAATGCAGTCAAACTTGCTCAAACCACGGGAACAAAAGAAACATCCAAATCAACTGAGAGTATTCTGAAAGTTGCTATTACCGGTCGTCCAAATGCCGGCAAATCTTCACTGGTAAACAAACTGCTCAATGAAAACCGCATGATCGTGGATTCCGTTGCAGGCACCACAAGAGACGCTGTCGACTCGGAGATGATCTATAAAGATACCCCGCTTGTAATCATTGACACCGCCGGTTTACGTAAAAAGTCCCATGTGAAAAAAGATGTCGAATATTATTCGAACCTCCGTGCGCTTGACAGTATAGAGCGATGTGACATCTGTCTACTGGTCATAGATGTAACCCAGGGTATAGGGATTCAGGATCTTCGGATTCTGAAGCGAATTTATGAGAAACGAAAAGGTGTTCTTCTGGTGTGGAATAAATGGGACATAATGGAAAAAGATCACCGTACTTTCGATACCCTTGTCCAGGAATCGCGCTCGATGTACAAGGAGCTTAAATATATCCCTATGATTTCTGTTTCGGCGCTGAGTGGGAAAAGAGTTAACTCTGTACTGGAAGAAGTTTTAAAAATCAGGGAACGAATGAGTAATCGTGTGCCAGGGTCGGAATTTGAAAATCTGGTTTTTGATTGGACAAGAGTGCATCCACACCCTGTCACCCCTGGAAAGGTGGTAAGATTTCTGGGTGCGAAGCAGGCCCAGGCGACCTTTCCACTGTTTAGATTTTTCGTGACTTTCCCCCAGCAGATTGCCGATTCTTATGTCAGATATTTAGCAAACAAGATACATGAAACATACGATTTCAGAGGATGCCCGGTTGTGCTGGAATTCAAACCGGTATCAAGATCAAAACAAACAGAAAATTTACAGCAGTAA
- a CDS encoding Activator of (R)-2-hydroxyglutaryl-CoA dehydratase, whose translation MKIGIPKALGYYYYSPFWKRFLSELDCTVIESESSTRKILQDGCAISPSEACLPLKSFMGHVINLIDKVDALFIPRMVCLQKKPQVRLGCPKYIALPDMVKAFLPAVKTVSPNLDYRKCSQQDSFVQSAQEMGFSRKNGLKAYKAALEQSSSQMNLTQFPSIENEEQLTIAVLGHAYLVHDSFLSLNILNRLKSLGCRVLDFSAHGSSGSLKTQRKPVSWYFEEDILLSAEKLLASSHIDGIVYLLSFGCGAGSITSEIMRLELSSPDTVPVMRVIVDEHTGEAGFNTRLESYVDMLRMGKEVK comes from the coding sequence ATGAAAATAGGAATACCTAAAGCACTCGGCTATTATTACTATTCGCCATTCTGGAAAAGATTCCTTTCGGAGCTTGACTGCACTGTCATTGAGAGTGAGTCGAGTACAAGAAAGATCCTTCAGGATGGGTGCGCAATTTCTCCAAGCGAAGCATGTCTTCCTCTTAAAAGTTTCATGGGGCATGTGATAAACCTCATCGATAAGGTGGATGCACTGTTTATACCAAGAATGGTGTGTCTTCAGAAAAAACCCCAGGTGCGCCTGGGGTGCCCAAAATATATCGCCTTGCCTGACATGGTAAAAGCATTTCTTCCGGCGGTGAAAACTGTTTCACCTAATCTTGACTACAGAAAGTGCTCTCAACAGGATTCTTTCGTTCAGTCTGCACAGGAAATGGGCTTTTCGCGAAAGAACGGTCTGAAAGCATACAAAGCTGCGCTCGAACAATCATCATCTCAAATGAATCTCACCCAATTCCCTTCAATCGAAAATGAGGAACAGTTAACAATTGCGGTGCTTGGGCATGCATACCTGGTACACGATTCTTTTCTTAGTCTCAACATTTTAAACCGGCTCAAATCTTTGGGTTGCAGGGTTTTGGACTTCTCAGCCCATGGAAGCAGTGGGAGTCTGAAAACTCAAAGAAAACCTGTGTCGTGGTACTTTGAGGAGGATATTCTTCTTTCGGCGGAAAAACTACTCGCAAGTTCACACATCGATGGTATTGTGTACCTTTTGAGTTTTGGATGCGGAGCCGGATCAATCACCTCTGAGATAATGAGGCTGGAGTTAAGCAGTCCCGATACTGTACCTGTGATGCGGGTGATAGTTGATGAACACACAGGGGAAGCTGGGTTTAATACCCGTTTGGAATCTTATGTTGATATGCTGCGTATGGGAAAAGAGGTTAAATGA
- a CDS encoding Activator of (R)-2-hydroxyglutaryl-CoA dehydratase, which yields MKVGFEHMGLIHIPLTALLEEVGLEVVLGPVSNRKTLEIGARHSPEMVCLPFKVTLGNMIQSLENGADTLLFVGSGDWSCRFGYYGRVQCSILRNLGYDFRSIFISREEPGIILKEIVDANGKSILRAVGSAIRGFKAAWLKSKQIEKIESRSRKIRAVEKRDGTTDKIARELLNRVRDVSSVRELKKLNHTIDREFNAIECDKERTPVRVLIVGESYCVIEPLVNFNLIEYLGHSGVVAEPFLTSHRWLFRHALRIDDNKMLKTRKAVKKASKIWSYGTGGEDQVSIGFTLEAKRLGFDGVIHLMPFGCMPETAALAVFESISKTREIPILNISLDEHSGLTGVCTRIEAFIDMLERQQSKPKTNAGGKKSALLRRC from the coding sequence ATGAAAGTTGGTTTTGAACACATGGGTCTTATTCACATCCCGTTGACTGCGCTTTTGGAGGAGGTGGGGCTTGAGGTGGTTCTTGGGCCTGTGTCAAATAGAAAAACATTGGAAATAGGTGCCAGGCATTCTCCGGAAATGGTGTGCCTGCCCTTTAAAGTCACATTGGGAAACATGATCCAATCTCTGGAAAACGGGGCCGACACACTCCTTTTCGTAGGTTCCGGGGATTGGTCCTGCAGATTTGGATACTACGGAAGAGTGCAGTGCTCGATTTTACGAAACCTCGGTTATGATTTCAGGTCAATTTTTATAAGCAGAGAGGAGCCGGGGATTATACTCAAAGAAATTGTGGATGCAAACGGAAAAAGTATTCTGAGGGCCGTAGGCAGTGCAATAAGAGGGTTCAAAGCCGCCTGGCTTAAATCCAAACAAATCGAGAAAATAGAATCCCGTTCCAGAAAAATCCGTGCAGTGGAAAAAAGGGATGGCACTACCGATAAGATCGCGCGGGAGCTTCTTAACAGAGTAAGGGATGTCAGTTCTGTGAGGGAACTCAAAAAACTGAATCACACTATCGACAGGGAGTTTAACGCCATAGAGTGTGACAAAGAGCGCACGCCGGTAAGGGTGCTTATAGTAGGGGAGTCGTATTGTGTTATAGAACCATTGGTGAATTTTAATCTGATTGAATACCTTGGACATTCCGGAGTGGTGGCTGAGCCGTTTTTAACCTCTCACAGATGGCTTTTTCGCCACGCTTTGAGGATTGATGACAATAAAATGCTCAAAACACGCAAAGCGGTGAAAAAGGCTTCAAAAATATGGTCCTACGGTACCGGTGGCGAAGATCAGGTGAGTATAGGGTTTACTCTGGAGGCCAAAAGGCTTGGCTTTGATGGAGTAATTCATCTGATGCCATTTGGGTGTATGCCGGAAACTGCAGCTCTCGCCGTGTTCGAGTCCATATCAAAAACCAGAGAAATACCCATTTTGAATATCTCGCTTGATGAGCACAGTGGTTTAACGGGGGTTTGTACCCGTATCGAGGCGTTCATCGATATGCTGGAAAGACAACAATCAAAGCCTAAAACCAATGCAGGAGGAAAGAAAAGTGCGCTTTTACGCAGGTGTTGA
- a CDS encoding Activator of (R)-2-hydroxyglutaryl-CoA dehydratase — MRFYAGVDVGSISAKGVIIDEDKNVIASCYKRTQGRPVESIKEVLAEISSKLPANAVVAGCGTTGSARMLAGAMLGADVVKNEIVAHAVAAAQFHPDAKTIIEIGGQDSKLIILQNRIPVDFAMNTVCAAGTGSFLDHQAVRLGVAIEKFGDLALKAKNRVHIASRCTVFAESDMIHKTQLGVERNDIIGGLCNAVVRNYLNTVGKGKDFNPQVLFQGGVAANIGVRKAFEAALGTELVVPEHFLVMGAAGAAILATKAQKSNSSFIGFDKCIDMKFESKGFECSDCANQCEIVQACRENVTVAMYGSRCGKY; from the coding sequence GTGCGCTTTTACGCAGGTGTTGATGTCGGCTCGATTTCTGCCAAGGGAGTCATAATCGATGAAGATAAAAATGTTATCGCCAGCTGTTACAAGAGAACCCAGGGGCGTCCGGTTGAGTCTATAAAAGAGGTTCTGGCAGAAATCAGCAGTAAGCTTCCTGCCAATGCTGTTGTTGCCGGGTGTGGAACAACGGGCTCTGCCCGTATGCTTGCAGGTGCAATGCTTGGAGCTGATGTGGTCAAAAACGAGATTGTGGCACACGCTGTTGCCGCAGCTCAGTTCCATCCTGATGCCAAAACCATCATCGAAATCGGAGGGCAGGACTCTAAACTGATCATACTTCAAAACCGTATTCCCGTCGATTTTGCCATGAACACCGTATGTGCTGCTGGAACAGGTTCTTTTCTTGACCATCAGGCGGTGCGGTTGGGTGTAGCGATTGAAAAATTTGGTGATCTTGCTCTGAAGGCGAAAAACAGGGTGCACATAGCCTCACGCTGCACCGTTTTTGCTGAGAGCGATATGATTCATAAAACTCAGCTTGGAGTCGAGCGAAATGATATTATCGGGGGGCTATGCAATGCGGTTGTAAGAAATTACCTTAACACAGTAGGCAAAGGGAAAGATTTCAATCCTCAGGTTCTTTTTCAGGGTGGGGTCGCTGCAAATATAGGTGTCAGGAAAGCTTTTGAAGCTGCGCTTGGTACAGAGCTGGTTGTTCCTGAGCACTTTCTGGTGATGGGTGCCGCTGGAGCCGCAATTTTAGCCACCAAGGCCCAAAAAAGCAATTCCTCTTTTATTGGTTTCGACAAGTGTATTGATATGAAATTTGAATCGAAAGGTTTTGAGTGCAGTGATTGTGCAAACCAGTGCGAAATTGTTCAGGCCTGCAGGGAGAACGTAACAGTTGCAATGTACGGGAGCCGGTGCGGGAAATATTAG
- a CDS encoding Response regulator receiver:Transcriptional regulatory protein, C- terminal codes for MDDQKENRILLVDDEPGIRKILRLFLELEGFEVFEAVTANQALSIIKSEKPDLVILDVILCGQTGFDACETIKRDPETKDTIVFLFTALNQDHDHREGQRVGCDMYLTKPQNPKDIVDKVKEHLKIKREKLKSDYV; via the coding sequence ATGGACGATCAAAAAGAAAACAGAATATTGCTGGTCGATGATGAGCCTGGGATACGCAAAATTTTACGCTTGTTCCTGGAACTTGAAGGGTTTGAGGTTTTCGAGGCCGTTACCGCTAATCAGGCACTTTCTATAATTAAAAGCGAGAAGCCGGATCTGGTTATCCTTGATGTTATTCTTTGTGGGCAGACTGGATTTGATGCCTGCGAGACAATAAAACGAGACCCCGAAACAAAAGATACCATAGTGTTTCTTTTTACTGCTCTGAATCAGGACCACGATCATCGTGAGGGGCAACGTGTAGGGTGCGATATGTACCTCACAAAACCGCAGAACCCAAAGGACATTGTTGATAAGGTTAAAGAGCATCTGAAGATTAAGAGGGAAAAACTTAAATCTGATTATGTTTGA
- a CDS encoding Protein-export membrane protein SecD produces MKKNKLLRIGILVAVVVSSIVFLIPTFQYYSKTPEMQQAFRQENPQLFQRILNLGLDLQGGMRLVLEVEKQGDEDRDVLDRAYAIIENRVNELGLAEPTIQKQGSDRIIVELPGLTDVDAAKAIIGTTAQLEFKMLRDAAQLQRAIGVIDNAVAGIEESEAAEAEEDTSAEQRQQQELADELFGTAEDSDEEAEEPRESFRDLLVAMGEQVAVRLDHVGRVNEILSRPEVRNALDRAGLSDNSFLWGHSVINDGNREFRNLYYVRSYPEMRGDVIRDARASLNHQGMRAGAAIVNLEMNAQGARTFSSVTEKNTNKIMAIVLDNTVYSAPRINERISGGRAQITGNFTLEEANQLAIILRAGALPSPVEFIEERVVGPSLGQDSIEKGVMAGVVGAALVVLFILGYYKLSGVIAIIALAINMLIVLAVMAGFGATLTLPGIAGLILLIGMAVDANVIIFERIREEIALGKTVRSAIDSGYSSAFVTVMDANLTTLITALILFWQGSGPIRGFAITLIFGIIASLFTALFVSRVMMDLFFQKKSKISI; encoded by the coding sequence ATGAAAAAAAACAAGCTGTTACGCATTGGTATTCTGGTTGCCGTAGTAGTGAGTTCTATCGTTTTCCTCATACCTACCTTCCAATACTATTCCAAAACACCTGAAATGCAGCAAGCCTTCAGACAGGAGAATCCACAGTTATTCCAAAGAATCCTTAATCTTGGCCTGGATCTTCAGGGGGGAATGCGTTTAGTACTGGAAGTGGAGAAACAGGGTGATGAGGACAGGGATGTACTTGACCGGGCTTATGCTATTATTGAGAATCGTGTAAACGAACTGGGTCTTGCAGAACCTACTATTCAGAAGCAGGGAAGTGACAGGATCATTGTTGAGCTCCCCGGTTTAACTGATGTCGATGCCGCCAAGGCGATTATCGGTACTACTGCTCAGCTGGAGTTTAAAATGCTCAGGGATGCAGCACAACTCCAGAGGGCTATCGGTGTTATTGATAATGCAGTTGCAGGCATAGAAGAGAGCGAAGCCGCTGAAGCTGAAGAGGATACCTCAGCAGAACAAAGACAACAGCAGGAACTTGCAGATGAGCTGTTTGGTACTGCTGAGGACAGTGATGAAGAGGCTGAAGAGCCAAGAGAGTCCTTCAGAGATCTTCTGGTTGCAATGGGGGAGCAGGTTGCGGTTCGTTTGGATCATGTCGGTCGTGTGAATGAGATCCTTTCCCGCCCTGAGGTACGTAATGCTCTGGATCGCGCGGGGCTTTCAGACAATTCTTTCCTCTGGGGTCATAGTGTGATCAACGATGGAAACAGAGAATTTCGTAATCTTTACTATGTCAGAAGCTATCCGGAAATGAGAGGTGATGTCATAAGAGATGCACGGGCTTCACTCAATCATCAGGGTATGAGAGCCGGGGCTGCAATTGTGAATCTTGAGATGAACGCTCAGGGTGCACGCACGTTCTCATCTGTTACTGAAAAAAACACCAATAAAATCATGGCTATAGTGCTTGATAATACTGTGTACTCTGCACCGCGGATAAACGAAAGAATAAGCGGAGGAAGAGCACAGATTACAGGAAACTTCACTCTTGAAGAAGCCAATCAGCTTGCTATCATTCTCAGGGCTGGTGCACTTCCCTCACCTGTGGAATTTATCGAAGAGCGGGTCGTTGGACCATCACTTGGGCAGGACTCCATCGAAAAAGGTGTGATGGCAGGTGTTGTTGGAGCCGCTCTTGTTGTACTCTTTATTCTTGGGTACTATAAACTCAGTGGTGTTATTGCTATCATTGCGCTTGCAATAAATATGTTGATTGTGCTTGCTGTAATGGCTGGATTTGGAGCAACCCTTACTCTTCCTGGTATTGCCGGGCTGATACTTCTTATCGGTATGGCGGTTGATGCCAACGTGATTATTTTCGAGCGAATCAGGGAAGAAATCGCACTTGGCAAAACAGTAAGAAGTGCAATTGACTCCGGTTACTCCAGTGCTTTTGTAACCGTTATGGATGCAAATCTGACAACCCTTATTACTGCGTTGATTCTTTTCTGGCAAGGATCCGGTCCTATTCGAGGATTTGCCATAACTTTAATTTTCGGTATTATCGCATCCCTGTTTACAGCACTGTTTGTCTCCAGGGTAATGATGGATCTGTTCTTTCAGAAAAAATCAAAAATCAGTATATAA
- a CDS encoding Protein-export membrane protein SecF produces the protein MQFLKKSNFNILGHAKIAITISLAIIAVTLVSFFYPGFNLSIDFAGGTLVQMKFEEPVQQDIATIRELVNDLGFGQAEIRTIGFEQDNEIQITVKAQMEGSGISDEIRNTLTENYSQNPFEVRREESVGMRIGGEFRRNTIIAVLVALLAILIYVGFRFSLPFGVASVVPLFHDVLITLGIFTIFGMELSLSFFAALLTVVGYSLNDTIVILDRVRENIKKSGRGKDFKELINSSINQTLSRTIITSITTLFVVTSLYILGSEIIRDFALVLLIGVIVGTYSTLFVASPVLVWWNKKWPILKK, from the coding sequence ATGCAATTTTTAAAGAAATCCAATTTTAATATCTTAGGCCACGCGAAAATAGCAATCACTATTTCTCTGGCTATCATTGCCGTAACACTGGTCTCCTTTTTCTATCCCGGATTTAATCTCTCTATCGATTTTGCCGGGGGAACACTGGTACAAATGAAATTTGAGGAACCTGTACAACAGGATATCGCTACTATCAGAGAGCTGGTTAATGACCTGGGGTTTGGCCAGGCTGAAATCAGAACCATCGGATTTGAGCAGGATAACGAGATTCAGATTACTGTTAAAGCTCAGATGGAAGGTTCTGGTATTTCTGATGAGATTAGAAATACTCTGACTGAAAACTATTCCCAAAACCCTTTTGAGGTTCGCAGGGAAGAATCTGTAGGTATGAGAATCGGGGGCGAATTCAGAAGAAATACTATCATTGCAGTATTGGTAGCTCTTCTGGCCATCCTGATATACGTGGGCTTTAGATTCAGTCTGCCTTTCGGTGTCGCCTCTGTTGTGCCACTGTTTCATGATGTGCTGATAACATTGGGGATTTTCACAATTTTTGGAATGGAATTATCCCTCTCGTTTTTTGCCGCCCTGCTTACCGTGGTGGGATATTCGCTCAATGACACTATCGTTATACTGGACCGTGTCAGAGAGAATATTAAAAAATCAGGACGTGGCAAAGACTTTAAAGAATTGATCAATTCAAGTATCAATCAGACTCTGTCACGAACCATCATAACTTCTATCACTACACTCTTTGTTGTAACGTCACTTTACATTCTCGGAAGTGAGATTATTAGGGACTTCGCGCTTGTGCTGCTTATAGGAGTGATTGTAGGTACATACTCAACACTCTTCGTAGCGAGTCCGGTGCTGGTGTGGTGGAACAAAAAATGGCCGATTTTGAAGAAGTAA
- a CDS encoding Radical SAM domain protein has translation MNSDHPPIRPPSEADSILLRVTKGCSYNKCTFCPAYKEIPFTIRSNEQIKSDLASLSSFNDKRSRLFLCDGDALILPQTRLTEIFDMIHTMLPAVKRIGSYANAKSISTKSDEELRELRNAGLKVIHMGLESGDDRTLERLKKWGKSSEIVKQAKRVKEAGIKIFLTVLLGAGGVSRSKEHARFTGEALSDIDPNYTGALTIIPHQGTVLHEQFVCGEFSLPTPFELLEELREMLQYTNLSKGLFFANHASNYLPLNIRLPNGKEDALKQIDAALQRRTALKPEWLRGL, from the coding sequence ATGAATTCAGATCACCCACCTATCCGGCCACCAAGCGAAGCAGACAGCATACTACTGAGAGTCACTAAGGGCTGTTCCTATAATAAGTGCACATTTTGCCCGGCATACAAGGAAATCCCTTTCACCATCAGGAGCAACGAGCAAATAAAATCTGATTTAGCCAGTTTGTCCTCCTTTAATGATAAACGCAGCAGACTTTTCCTTTGTGATGGCGATGCTCTTATCCTGCCCCAAACCCGCCTTACAGAAATTTTTGATATGATTCATACCATGCTTCCCGCAGTAAAACGTATCGGAAGTTATGCGAATGCAAAGAGCATAAGCACAAAAAGTGATGAAGAACTTAGAGAACTTCGCAATGCAGGGTTAAAAGTTATTCATATGGGGCTCGAGTCAGGAGATGACCGGACTCTGGAGAGATTAAAAAAGTGGGGAAAATCATCTGAGATCGTGAAACAAGCCAAAAGGGTTAAGGAAGCTGGGATAAAAATATTCCTAACAGTTCTGCTTGGAGCAGGGGGCGTATCCCGGTCAAAAGAACATGCCCGTTTCACAGGAGAAGCGCTTTCAGACATAGACCCCAATTATACTGGAGCCCTGACTATTATACCCCACCAAGGCACAGTGCTTCATGAACAATTTGTGTGTGGCGAATTTTCTTTACCTACTCCCTTTGAATTATTGGAAGAGCTCAGAGAAATGCTTCAGTACACGAATCTCTCCAAGGGGTTGTTTTTCGCAAACCACGCCTCAAATTACCTTCCACTCAATATCCGTTTACCCAATGGTAAAGAGGATGCATTGAAACAAATAGATGCCGCACTACAACGCAGAACAGCTCTGAAACCAGAATGGCTTCGAGGACTGTAG